The Glycine soja cultivar W05 chromosome 9, ASM419377v2, whole genome shotgun sequence sequence AATTATAAGAAGGGATTAGAAAACAATTAAGTTTGAAGATTTATGTCAGTAAGGACTAAGTTTAAAGATCTCACTAGCCAAGAGAAGAACCAGCTACTTAAGATATCCACCATTCTCAGCAAAGccaatcaataaatataaaaagttttaacCCTTTCATGTTTTTAGGGCATGTTTGATTAAATTGAGACTTGAGAGGTTTACCACTGAAAAATCATCACTGCATAGTAAAGGAAACTATTATGgtgtaataattaaaacaagGACTAGAAAACATTGAATGGTCTCTAATATGATGAGtgttttgtacttttttttttttaatttaacatttttgttaGGCATTACTAGATTATTTACATTGATGAAAAATGACACATTTCAGCATTGATGTGAGACTGAAGGAGCAGAGCTTGAAACATCATTATTTGACAATACTGCCATTTTCAGAATTTGCTTCTCTCTATCCACCAGTATTGTCAATGGAAAATAGCAGCAAGACAAAACTGCAAATTATACTAAAAAGACCTGcagaacataatttttaaaaaagtaaaaaaacacaacactaacagcttatatcaagaaaaatattttcttaccaaATATAACTCTCCAAAAGTATtacaaacataaatataaatgcCTATAAATGCAGAGcttgaaaaatttaaaagaaccgATTCTCATAAATGCAGTTTGAAGAGGAAAGGGGAAAAAGTTCCATCTATAAGTGCATGCATGTATCATGTGTGATGTTTTTACGAGACTCAATAGAAATCCATACAAATCAAAcagttatattaaaataatgaacCAGGAGAGTACCAGAAGAACGGTTTGGAACCTCAACGCCAACATGAGTTAATATAGCTTTCATTTCTGattcaattgattgaataaatGCTGCTGGACTGGGCCAATCTGTTCCATTCATTGGAACTAGTTTCCATACACCACGAGTAACTTCTGAAGAAAAGTAATCAATAATAGCAGCAAGCGACGCCGGAAGAAAATCAACAAGGTCTCTCAGACCTGCAAGTGAATGGCACATAAGAGTTAGAGTGATTAAATGAAGGTAGCACCAGAACATTACAATGGTTTTGGCAATTCagcaaaattttaacattacaatcttaaaattaaaaacagggATGGAATAATGAAACTAAACAGGAGTTAGTACAATGGTTTTGGCAATTCAGCAAAATTTTAACATATCCAGAACATATTGACAAAAGAGTTGGAATGATTTAATTATCATCTATTAAAAAAGACACAAGAAAGGTGGGACCAATTGATGGATTCAAAAAGCTTATTGAGAAGTAAAGCTAGCATCTAGCCAACCTGTGGTCAATTTTCGTGATGAAATCCTCCCGTGAACACAAGCAGTTAAAATTGATTCAAGGACAAAAGGAAGAGCTTCCAGTACTTCTCATGCAGGAAGCATGGGTCTTGGAAAAGTATCTTCACCAGAATTCATGAGGGAACTACATGCATTACTGCTATTAGTAGTCGGTGATGAAGAATTACTTGATGAATTTCCAGCTTTGGTTATCTTCTGGTAAATCATATTAGCAGTTTGATGAATGGAATTTCCAGTAGAAATGCCAGAAAGGGCTGAAGCAACACAAGATTTGTGTTGGCAATACAAGGCCCGTAATTTTGGAAACGAATCAATATATACAGGTTTAACAGATGCAGAATCAGAGAGACTTGGATTGCTTTTCAGTTTATCTTGGGAAAACATGACACGAGTATTGTGCAATGACAAAATATACTCCAAACCTCCAGCAGTCCAGCTGCAACTCCTAATTCCGTGATGCACAGTGGGTCAAGAGGGGGTCTACAGAATTTCCATAAACGAATAAGGAAAAGAAAGGCTAAAGAAAAGGCCATATATGTTGATGTTGAGGAGCACTCATCGCCAGTGCTATGCGAAGTCGGTTTAATTGAGCCAAATGTCTCACAAAGTGGTAATAAAGAAGCAGCAATTGCAGGGACCTTCACAAAGAACTTCTGATAAAAAATTTGACATTAACATGTGACtggaaaagaaattaaatgaagTTTGTGCACTAATAGCTTAGAAATGGTCCATGAATTAGACAACTATCTAAGGTTGTTTTAACTTTCTTAGAATATGAGTTTGAGCTTAACTCAACTCTAAAAGCTAGTTCATAAGATGAGGTTGTcccccacttatatactctatatTGATCTTATCTCTAGCTAATGTGGAACTTAAATTTTTTCCAATACACTCACTCATTCCCAACGCTTTTGGGTTTGGTGTGTGGATAACATGGTGGGTGGTCCTTTGAATGGATCTAGGATAGGTTCTGATAACTCAAGTTCCACATCGGCTAGAAATTATGCTaagatagaatatataagtaTGGGACAACCTTTAGAGCTagtttttggggttgagttagatcAAAACTCACATTCTAAAATGTTATTAAAGTCTCCTGCCTTTCAATGTTGCCTCATGTCTCTGTAATTCTCTTTCCCACCTTCATTTTTATCTCTACAAGAATTCTCTTCAAACTTagcttagaaaacaaaattgaagtccataattataatttcaacAGCTGGAAgaacataaaattaatcttcCTCCTTGGTATTACTCAGAATGGGAGGTGAAGTGGATATAGGCGCATAATTGTGGCTGGTAATTGCACTTTTGAGCATCTAGGTAAAGAATTGGAAAgggttttattaaattgttttccaaccatggaagttggaatttttataaagaattgAATTTTCCCATTCTAAAAGGCATTGATAGTTCAATTCTGATTCCAAGGTTGATTTGGAGCCCAATTCCAAGCACCAAACAAGGCCTAACATTTTCAAAAGTTGCCGACTGCTGCTGAGTAGACCCAAAAATTTTACATCCTCATAAATTTGTACAGCCATCAAACAAATTATTGAAGTGATTCACTTACTACACCATATAAAGAAAGTATATGAATAGTATCGATAGAGGAAGTGCCACGGAGGACAGCACTTAGCATGGGCACATTATCGACCAAAGGGCTCCGAGATCCAGAATGACTAGGTGGTACCGGAGAAGCAAGAAGCTTGACCACATGGTGAACCACATGTTCTTGCCAAGGAGACAAACTTTAACATCAGATGATCAGAAACAATAAATGACAAGGGACACACAATTCAAGAATGCAATACCAAGAACTGAGTATTCGCACATTAATCCACAAGCCAGTACAACCAAAAGACATTCAACGATCAAAAGCTGATGGATGACGCGATATTTTTCTGCTGGACATGGCttaaaaatatggaaaaagGATTTGACATTCCTTTTCATTCATGGTCTAGCAATATCAGGGCTGGGTTTTGTATTCAGGGGGGGATTGGTCTATTGTTTCTTTTTGTGGTTGGTTATCTAGTTACATTCAGATCTATGGCTGCCTAATTCTTGCACTACAGCTTGTATTAGGACACCATAGCTCTGCACATAGTCAATCAAGGATGTAAATACAACAGTAAAACTCAAAAAAATCTGATGGGAGTAGAGTTAATCCGAGTTTTGTCATTAGTCGTCACTGCATATAGTACAAAAAGCATGGCAACTTTTTTCCAGTTTAGAGGAGAGGAGAAAAAGTAGGTTCAAAATCAGTAAAACTCACAATCCAGGTCCATGATTTCTTCAAGTGTTTAGGACAAACCAAAGGATtgaattaaaactaaatatctGTACTGTGTACCATGTTCTTCAATTCTATTATTTGGGCAGGTCAACAATAAGATATAGAATACTTAAGTGAAAAACAAATGAGGGTACAATAATTCAAAATATGGTTGGAAACCAATGAACAGCCTAATAATCTGCATCACATGTATTTGAATCAATGTGGGGACTAGTCCcacataattttgttttattggaAACGTGTAATAGCATCATTTTTAGATGTATGGTATGGTTGATTAATTGGAGAAGGTAGGTATATTTCCTCTTCAGAAAACTTTGACAAATTCAAATCCTTTGCTAGTTTTGATTAGTCACTGGTGTTAATCATAAGAAACCCTGAAGCTTAAACAAATCAAgagtgattttttttgtcaatccACAAGCAATCCAAGGTTTTTTCTCACTagccaaaataattaaataagtttgGATTTCATACTCTCTTTTCTATTTTGAATTGTGTGCATAGACACACAGATGTACACCTCTGTCCTGAAATATGCTGCGTAATATGTGAAAACTAAGGGTTATACTACTGTTACACAGAACCCAATACTCCATAATGCTTACTTTCAAATACAGTTGGTTGAGGAGAAAAGTTGTCAAGTGGAACTCTTAACAACTAAACCTCCTCACAGAACATTTGCTGTCCAGGTAAGCCAGATGCTCAACAAACCGAAACTCTTAATATTTGGTGAACTATTGCACTGTATTTAATCATTACACAATGTATTTGTATTACCTATATCTTCTTGTTAACTATCATGTTATATTATACATTATAATATAAGATAATATAAACTTAAGtatcttcttttttgttcaagAAGATCATTAATTAgtagtttaatttttgtaattgcaGTTTGatatatcataaatatatttttctttaactgAAACTTTATAGACAAGGGAAATAGAGCAagcaaagagataaaaaaaagaagacgaCGACTTTGACAGTTTTATCTTAGATCTCTTGTCCATCATATCACACAAGAAATATCTCGAAAccttatatattgttatttataaaaatacatatatctCAAGGATAGTTAATGGACAATGAGAGTAGATTCTTGAAATTAGAGCTTGCTTTAGACTTTCCCAAAATATGTATAATATCGACCAGGATGCATTATTGATTATTGTCCTCAGTTTCAAAGAAACTAAGAATGTGaatattaaaaatggaaaatttgATGAACATTGAACATGCATAATGGTTAGTAATTATTCTGAATTTGAACATGCATATCTCATCTGATATGCACTTACTacgtatttaatattttttatttgcatgATGGTGTAGATCCCCACTAGGCACAATGAAGAAGGGATCTGCTGGCTGCAAAGGAAGCATTGTGTGCCTGATGGTAGCATTATGTGTAGCGATTGCACTTGTATTGTTAGGGGTGATCTTAGCATTGACAGTGTTCAAACCAAGGCACCCCATTACCAATGTGGATTCAGTAAGGCTTCAGAACATGAGCTTGGGCATGGACATGTTTAGCATGAGTGTAAATGTGAACTTGACATTGGAAGTGGATGTTTCAGTCAACAACCCTAATAAACTTGGATTCAATTACTACAATAGCTCTGCCCAACTTGACATTGGAAGCTCCTATCCCCAATGGAGACATATTAGCTGAGGAGATTAAGGGACTCAACTTGACACTCACTGTTATGGCTGATCGTTTGGTCTCCAATTCTAAGGTCACCAAGGATGTTGCATTGGGTTCATTGCCCCTCAACACCTTAGTGAGAATTTTTTCCCAAGTCAACGTCTTAGGGTTTATTAAATTCTATGTGGCTTCCACCTCATCTTGTGATTTCACCCTCAATCTTTCCTATAGAACAATAGTGAACAAAAAGTGCCAAGAGAAGACAGATTTTCTGGTTGATTTGTTCGGTTTGGAGAAGGGAGAAAagattcaaagaaaagaaattgatgTAAGGAAGGAAAGAGCTTATTGGATATCGATCTATTTTCCCTCAACTTCCACATATTGATATAATATGtatttcttgttttattttattttaaaaatccaaaaatgaTGTGAAGAAATTGATGTAGAAACATTGTGCCATCCAATAGATAAagggagagaaatgttatttACACGTCAAAACAATTATATCACACTTGCACCTTGTTTGAGAAATAAAACGTACGTGAAGAAAGTAGTACTAATTAGaacgtcttttttttttctttcagtaaaacaaataaaaacacctgttttattttataataaatgctTACTACACTGGTTAGAAatcatcaattttaataaatctcatttatttttttaatgtgctAACTTAtattagatatttattttagttagataattattttttattattttactatcgTCTTAATACtgaatttgataatattagcatgaaaaaaatattttatttgatgattaaaataaaaaatttaatttaatcaaatgagTTTGGTGTGGACGTGACCACCTCACAATCTCACATTGGACTTAGTCaagtttgttttcaaatatCCTATGAGACAATTGTCGAcaacaaattattttcaaattacgtTTGAAAATAAGATATTCTAGAACGAGTTGAAAacagataaaagataaagatatgaTCAAGTCAATAGAGGCTAAAAagagttgttttattttataggaTTGCATGAGTTTAATACCAGAAATTGATCTTGATATGGATACGCTCAcacaactgaaaaaaaaattgatgtttcaAGAATTTTAATATATCCAAGTACAcgatttaaattttctttacttATTATTGTTGAAGTATAATTTGATAGcaaaatagatattttattttgctttaagGAGTATGAACAGttccttttaagttttaacgaTCAAAAGTAATTAGCACGCTTAATTATGTTCACATTTAAAAGTCTGAGTTCTGAAATCTCAATAGGCGTATTGCAACTGGGATGCAATTTCTTAGATGGAAATTCGGAGTAATTTTgtatgtaattttaatattattttctaattaaaattgaaattttatttcagtAGGTATACAATAAAAGTTTACATTCAGTGTGAAGTAGTATGAACATAGATTCCTGAAGTAAGACATTAATTTTGATGGAGAAGAAGTGAAGAACAGTGGAACCAAAAATACCTAAAAAAACtgtatctaaattttgtttttaaagcaTATTCATTTGAATCTCAGATACATGAATCTAAAAGAGACTCCTATTCCTATTATATAGGCCCTTCATAGCTATCAAATCTCATTCTTAAATCTAATCTTTACACTTGCCTGTGTTCAACAGCCAGTTCTCCAAATACAGCCGTCGTTGTGaaccatttttaattaatgcaaTCACTCACCAGTTGAATTTTTCCATtcctctcttttatttatttagcctATATTATAGTAATTTATTAAGAAGACAAAGGTATATAGAAATTTAAAAGAACACAGATTTTATGCAAAGAACTCTTTAGCACGTTACTAATAATTGCATATGACAAGATTATTAGAAGACAATATTAATAGAGAGAAATAATTACAGAAGAAGAGATAATAAAAGagatgagttttattttttaagaaataaaaataatattaataattaagagaaaataataaaatagaaaaattattgaGGGCTGCTTAGGACTCTTAAGAAGAGCATGCACATGTTAATTAACTCACACACATAATAAGGTATgaaatggagaatgaagaaacGGTCGTTGAGAAACGCAAAGGAAGGAAGAGTCCCATTTGGCAGGCCACCGAACACGCATTGTCTCATATAAAATAGCACAAGatggagaagaaggaaaaaaattaaggaacatTGCTACAAAAACAACacattctatataaaaaaacacacaattCCGATAACATTATTCCCAGCCATCGCAAGCTGCATTTGGGGATGGTAATGGGACAACAGAAAATCGCCCTCGCCCCTCCCTCTTCGTCCTTCCGCCTCCGCAGCCGCAGCCTCAACTCCCTCCGCCTCCGCCGCATCTTCGACATGTTCGACAAGAACGGCGACGGCACCATCACCGTCACGGAGATCAGCCAGGCGCTGAGCCTCCTCGGCCTGGACGCCGACGTGGCGGAGCTGGAGTCCATGACGAAACTCTACATAAGACCCGGCAACGAGGGACTCACGTACGAGGATTTCATGGCGCTGCACGAGTCGCTGGGTGAGACCTACTTCGGGTTGGTCCAGGACGAGGAGGAGCAGCAGCAGGATTCGGATCTGTGGGAGGCGTTTAAGGTTTTCGACGAGAACGGCGACGGTTACATCTCCGCCAAGGAGTTGCAGATGGTGCTGGGGAAACTTGGCTTGGTTGAAGGAAATTTGATGGACAATGTTCATAGGATGATTGGATCTGTCGACACCAACCACGATGGTCGTGTTGATTTCGATGAGTTTAAGGAAATGATGCGCGCCACTATTGTCCCGGCCAGTGCTTGATTCACTACCGGATTTGGCTTCTTACGATCACTCATCCAATTCAAAATGCTTCTAACTTTTTTGGTTTCATACATACATAGTTATCTTTTCatggaaataaataataattctgTTCCAGATGTTAATACTTTAATTTTCTTAGGAGAGATTGAAATCTCGGTTTAATTTCAAGGAATTCGATCGATCAATTCAGGTTCTGTCATTGCAATTTGTTTCTTAGGTTTCCTTTCAATTAGTTTGATTGCGGGTATATATGAATGAATGTTGTATGCTGTTCAATACCAGCTCTTCATATTACCCTCCCATATAATATGCAGCCTCTTGATCAAaagttttcatatatatatggtaCACATGTAAACGATTTTATAACAACCAATGGAGTTAAGCTAAAATATACTCGTAGTACTTTTGTTCTcgtcttaattattattatttttttatttcagtttaatttcctaaatttaaaaagctttattTTGGTGTATCTTTGTTTCTATTATACTTAAATTCATTCTtccattaatatattttacactAACTTGGTCAAATAGAGATActtaattgataaaatttaaaaaactttttaaacttaaaacGACTATACGACTGAAAAATAAAGATGAGAAATTAAAAGTGTATTTTAgtcaatttaataaataaataaatattgaattttttttggaccACCATGACTAGAACAATAGAATTGTCAAATGGACACACAGAATTTGACACACCGATGGACCAAATGGTGAAAATAGACCGGCATAGTTTGACCCGAAATTCTATAGGCCATGTTTTGTTGGCTTGTCGAGttggattaatttattttttatgcttaaatttatattaattttaaaaggaaaaaaaatgcctAACCAAATATGCAAGCGAGTGTTCAGGCCAATAATTTACAAGGTTGACCAAGCTTGTTGGGCTAAACCAATTTTTACAAATCTAGGTATaagtatttatcaattttattaataattaattttttttaaaataatttaactaattatattttagtggatattttttttcaagtttccatcacatttttttaatgatgtataaaaatatttatatgtatatggATTTTTAAATCGCATAATATTACTAATAAGTTACctatacataatattaaaaaattatcactacttatatttgaaaataatattattttgttttaaaatataaaaaattaggggCTTGAACTTTAAAGGGGACTTTCTCATTAACTTTGAGGCAGACACGTATACACGTGGAGCGCGCATACAGCTTATGAACATTAtacaacaataattaattttgtttgatgGCTTTCATTAGTGAGATCTTGAAAGTAGCTCGTTCTTTtaagtatttgaaaaaaaaatattatcttaaatGCCCGGGCCATTTTTGGGTACAGTGTTTGCATATTTGAATACAAAGCTATAGGCTTATAGCCGTTTAGGACAGTCaccctaaaaaattataaatatatattttgatgggATATTATAACATTCTTTtggatctcattttttttctttttttatcgcATCATTATCAtatccattatttttttatctttttttctttctattttttcctcAATCTTTTCATCACCTTAATTAATCTACCTCAAAATAGGACGGACATTTAAATTATCActcacaaaaaaaaggggacaaaaaaaaaggacattGATGAAAACTAATCAACTCTATTATAAGATcagtattttgtaaaaaaaaaatattaattaacaattttaaaagcATAATTGTTATCATATGAAATCGAAGACACATGAGTAAATATTAATCACATTACGTCAAAGCCTTTCGGTTATGCATTCTTGATCCTCCCCTCCCTTTTGCCTCTCTTGTACAGGGATGGTCTGATGTAGGctctttgtttttcctttcccatgaagcaagaaaaaaaaaacattaatcacattaaatatcTAATGTGATTAGTTGATGTGAACTTAACTTTTTCTTAGAGCAAAAGGaggtacaaaaataaaattctaaattgTATATATACTTTACTATAATAAATCAACAATatctcaaaaaaattataaatgaaaacatAATGAATGGTTTTTATGTCACACATTTAACAATataactttttgttttgtttgataaGGGTACTATCTTCTTAATCACATAGTTATCGATCTCAAACTAAGTCTTGATCAAGGATGATAGTCATTGAAAGCTCTCTCCTAATCCAAGATTCAAGCTTGACAACAAAGGAGAACATTCGCATGaggaaacaaattattttctttacattAAATTATTCTCATGCGTCATGTATGAGCTATGGGTACCAGTCCAAACTCCTAGCTAGCAACTAAATTCTGTCTTCAACTGTCCTGGGAGAGAGGTTTTCTGGACCTCGTTTGTGAGTCGGATTACTTGGCTGCAGACTGAAGTGCAAGTGATGCAGGATGGAGATTAGTGGCGGATccagaaaatttatttaatagggGAAAAATAATTCAGAATATtttcatagaaaaatattataaatttttgtaaaatacataattttatatatatgacaaaaaaacttaaaatgcaTGTCTCaatttctataaattataattacattCTACACATATCAATGTAATCTCTTGTACGTAactttttacttcattttaacaaagaaattattttgtaggaacaacacctatttttttaatggggcgataaatttttttaattaaagatgtCTATAAGTAAAAATATACTACTTGTGGGGGCAACTGGCCACGTacagttgcaacttgcaagtacacCCGCCATTGATGGAGATGACAGAACATTATGCATGGCATGCACACTGATGGTCTTGATTCGGaatctaaaatgattttagataAGCTTTTGCATTTTTAGTTTTACATTGAAGAGTTAGAattcattttgaattaaaataattttaggtaaTTTTTGCATTAAATCAAAagtttatactaaattttatttttaacttaattttataataaaaacattcaaCATAAATAACTTCatttcaaaaaattcattttataaaattaattttatccatGCTCATTCAAAAACACACTAAGAATCTAGTTAGACATGATTGGAGGATCTATCAATGAGAAATTAACACATGTGCTGGTAGCTTTTGATGCTAGACATGGTTATGATTGGTTTGTCGGTGGGGTGTAACTGATGATCAGTTTGGagaggaaagtcattttgattATATGTACATGTTTGGTTAACTTTAAAGTacatttgtttataaattttatctgaAAACTCAATTTTATAGAAGTAAAACTTTCTTGttaatgcaaactcagtttacaTACTTAAATTTAATCGAAATTTAAGATTACAAACTTTAATCCAAAGATGCACCTTGTTTGGATTTGCATGTGAGTAAGTCCTCCATATTTTGCTTTGGAATCAATGGGACAAGATTCTTGTTtgttagtgtaatttgctttgtttttttctgtttgttaaTACGCCcatgttacaaaaaaaaaaacgaatatGTTAAAAAGTTATTACAACTGGACTAAATTTAATACTAGTGGACAATAGCCAGGTCAATTAACTgctaaatataaaattgtagAAGCAGAAGAGGTGTCCATTTCATGAACCAAACTACTCAAAGTGTCTGAGCCAAAGAGAGAGATTGTACTGGGTATGGAAGCTGAAGGTCAATGGCAGATTTCAGAGAGGGAGATATGTTGGTCAGTGGCGTTCATAGCTGCATGGAGcatcataatattattatatttgaagcTGTGGCATAGGCCTCAAAGGTTAAAATCAATGCTTCAGAAACAAGGCATCAATGGACCAAAACCTTCTTTCCCCTTTGGCAACGTTTCTGAGATGCAACAGATCAACCAAcctccttctctttctcttgaaGCCTTAGACGAATGGG is a genomic window containing:
- the LOC114368562 gene encoding uncharacterized protein LOC114368562, which gives rise to MKKGSAGCKGSIVCLMVALCVAIALVLLGVILALTVFKPRHPITNVDSSTTLINLDSITTIALPNLTLEAPIPNGDILAEEIKGLNLTLTVMADRLVSNSKVTKDVALGSLPLNTLVRIFSQVNVLGFIKFYVASTSSCDFTLNLSYRTIVNKKCQEKTDFLVDLFGLEKGEKIQRKEIDVRKERAYWISIYFPSTSTY
- the LOC114367068 gene encoding calcium-binding protein CAST, which translates into the protein MVMGQQKIALAPPSSSFRLRSRSLNSLRLRRIFDMFDKNGDGTITVTEISQALSLLGLDADVAELESMTKLYIRPGNEGLTYEDFMALHESLGETYFGLVQDEEEQQQDSDLWEAFKVFDENGDGYISAKELQMVLGKLGLVEGNLMDNVHRMIGSVDTNHDGRVDFDEFKEMMRATIVPASA